One segment of Gemmatimonadota bacterium DNA contains the following:
- a CDS encoding response regulator, protein MSEASTSAVPRARLLVADDEPHIRRILTTLLEASEFTVDAVSDGVAALELLAGSVRYDLILLDIMMPGATGLEVLERLRGMPTRASVPVMILTAKGQDADRERAFALGASDFVTKPFSPKKLLARIDQLLAG, encoded by the coding sequence ATGTCCGAAGCCTCCACGTCCGCCGTGCCCCGTGCCCGTCTGCTCGTGGCGGACGATGAGCCGCATATCCGGCGGATCCTGACCACCCTGCTGGAGGCGTCCGAGTTCACGGTGGACGCCGTCTCCGACGGGGTGGCCGCGCTCGAGCTGCTGGCCGGCTCGGTGCGCTACGATCTGATCCTGCTCGACATCATGATGCCCGGGGCCACCGGCCTGGAGGTGCTGGAACGCCTCCGCGGCATGCCCACCCGGGCGAGCGTACCGGTCATGATCCTGACCGCCAAGGGGCAGGACGCCGACCGGGAGCGCGCGTTCGCGCTGGGCGCCTCCGACTTCGTGACCAAACCCTTCAGCCCGAAGAAGCTCCTTGCCCGGATCGACCAGCTCCTCGCCGGCTGA
- a CDS encoding sugar phosphate nucleotidyltransferase yields the protein MPGSTSSSPADLWILILAGGVGSRFWPVSTPSRPKQLLPLGSERPLIVDTVERLDGLVPPERIRVLTGASLVEPIRHATGLPASSFLVEPAARGTCPVLAWAAWTIEREHPGAVLASIHADHVIDPPAAFRALLADSAHVAAREGLLLTTAIVPTRPEPGYGYIEPGEVVGGHGTAEVRKVRRFVEKPDRETATGYVRDGYLWNSGIFVWSAATFLRELRATAPDVAAALEHLERDDVDAFFREVPVTTVDEAVLERSDRVGTVPATFAWDDVGAWEALGRTRQADADGNVSVGAVHAVEAHRNIVWSEDGRVVLFGVDDLVVVRTGDVTFVTTRTRSPDLKALLARLPSTLGGSAS from the coding sequence TTGCCCGGATCGACCAGCTCCTCGCCGGCTGATCTCTGGATCCTCATCCTCGCGGGGGGCGTGGGCTCCCGCTTCTGGCCGGTCAGCACGCCCAGCCGTCCCAAGCAGCTCCTCCCGCTCGGGAGCGAGCGCCCCCTCATCGTGGACACCGTGGAGCGGCTGGACGGCCTTGTCCCTCCCGAGCGCATCCGGGTCCTGACCGGGGCCTCCCTGGTCGAGCCCATCCGGCACGCCACCGGCCTGCCGGCCTCCAGCTTCCTGGTCGAGCCTGCGGCGCGCGGCACCTGTCCCGTCCTGGCCTGGGCGGCCTGGACGATCGAGCGCGAGCACCCGGGCGCGGTACTGGCGTCGATCCACGCGGATCACGTCATCGATCCACCCGCCGCCTTCCGCGCGCTCCTCGCGGACAGCGCGCACGTGGCCGCGCGGGAGGGCTTGCTGCTCACCACCGCGATCGTCCCCACCCGGCCCGAGCCCGGATACGGCTACATCGAGCCCGGAGAGGTCGTCGGTGGGCACGGGACCGCCGAGGTGCGGAAGGTGCGTCGCTTCGTGGAGAAGCCCGACCGCGAGACAGCGACCGGCTATGTGCGCGACGGCTACCTCTGGAACAGCGGCATCTTCGTCTGGAGCGCCGCCACCTTCCTGCGGGAGCTGCGTGCCACGGCCCCCGACGTCGCCGCGGCCCTGGAGCACCTGGAGCGTGACGACGTGGACGCCTTCTTCCGTGAGGTTCCCGTCACCACGGTGGACGAGGCCGTTCTCGAACGGAGCGACCGGGTCGGGACCGTCCCGGCCACGTTCGCCTGGGACGACGTCGGGGCGTGGGAGGCGCTGGGACGGACACGGCAGGCGGATGCGGACGGCAACGTGTCCGTGGGTGCCGTCCACGCGGTGGAGGCACACCGCAACATCGTCTGGAGCGAGGACGGGCGGGTCGTGCTCTTCGGGGTGGACGACCTCGTCGTGGTCCGGACGGGCGACGTCACGTTCGTCACCACGCGGACGCGGAGCCCGGACCTGAAGGCCCTGCTCGCACGCCTGCCGTCCACCCTCGGAGGGAGCGCGTCATGA
- a CDS encoding putative sugar nucleotidyl transferase yields the protein MKLYLFDDRVARGFHPFAATRPVGELLYGAHTLRERAERGLRKTCAGHWAGADLIGFDEEGAPPAVDLADVETPCLLLCSRVSWGHDVAAALPAPSPGGPVPVEVAGALAGWLLPAGATRPTEEQLLDRTPLPGARSPLVLRGEWLEGVWSLMAGNADRVGKDLAHEHVTPPSADPVGLVRLGTHGVVLAPDVVIEPGVVLDARRGPIHVDPGVVLGAHLRLAGPAFVGRGSTLFGGSISAVSLGPVCKVRGEVEESVLLGYSNKAHDGFLGHAYLGRWVNLGALTTNSDLKNNYGHVRLKLPEGSVDTGLTKVGCFLGDHVKTGIGTMLNTGTVVGAGSNLFGGVMPPAWVPPFSWGSGSDLVEYRFDRFLEVARVVMGRRGLTLSSAMASVLERAWTRSAVLRG from the coding sequence ATGAAGCTCTACCTCTTCGACGATCGCGTGGCGCGCGGCTTCCACCCGTTCGCGGCCACCCGCCCGGTGGGCGAGCTCCTGTACGGAGCCCATACGCTGCGCGAGCGGGCCGAGCGGGGCCTGCGCAAGACGTGCGCAGGACACTGGGCCGGCGCGGACCTGATCGGATTCGACGAGGAGGGCGCGCCCCCCGCGGTGGATCTGGCGGACGTCGAGACGCCGTGCCTGCTGCTCTGCAGCCGCGTCTCGTGGGGCCACGATGTGGCGGCGGCGCTTCCCGCACCCTCGCCCGGCGGGCCGGTCCCGGTGGAGGTCGCCGGCGCATTGGCGGGTTGGCTGCTCCCCGCCGGAGCCACGCGGCCCACCGAGGAGCAGCTTCTCGACCGCACGCCGCTGCCGGGCGCGCGCTCCCCGCTCGTGCTGCGCGGCGAGTGGCTGGAGGGCGTATGGTCGCTCATGGCCGGCAACGCCGACCGTGTGGGCAAGGACCTGGCCCACGAGCACGTCACGCCTCCCTCCGCCGACCCCGTGGGCCTCGTGCGACTGGGCACCCACGGCGTCGTGCTGGCCCCCGACGTGGTCATCGAGCCGGGCGTGGTGCTCGACGCCCGCCGGGGTCCGATCCACGTCGATCCCGGCGTGGTCCTGGGCGCGCACCTGCGGCTGGCCGGCCCCGCCTTCGTGGGCCGGGGTTCGACGCTGTTCGGAGGGTCGATCTCGGCCGTCTCGCTGGGGCCGGTCTGCAAGGTCCGCGGAGAGGTGGAGGAGTCCGTGCTGCTGGGCTACAGCAACAAGGCCCACGACGGCTTCCTGGGGCACGCCTACCTGGGGCGTTGGGTCAACCTGGGCGCGCTCACGACCAACAGCGACCTCAAGAACAACTACGGGCACGTGCGACTCAAGCTCCCCGAGGGGTCGGTGGACACGGGCCTGACGAAGGTCGGCTGCTTCCTGGGCGACCATGTGAAGACCGGGATCGGCACGATGCTCAACACCGGCACCGTGGTGGGGGCGGGCTCGAACCTGTTCGGTGGGGTCATGCCTCCGGCGTGGGTGCCTCCGTTCTCGTGGGGCAGCGGATCCGACCTGGTGGAATACCGCTTCGATCGCTTCCTGGAGGTGGCCCGGGTGGTGATGGGCCGGAGAGGCCTCACGCTGAGCAGCGCGATGGCGAGCGTGCTGGAGCGGGCGTGGACCCGGAGCGCCGTGCTCCGCGGCTGA
- a CDS encoding MBL fold metallo-hydrolase has product MRLSVLGTGSRGNATLIEAGATRVLVDVGFSARELERRLGHLGVDPAQLSGVVISHDHSDHTRGLSLVRRHDLEVHLTAGTQRAARRHLRGTERVRTYRPGMPFDIGQIRVEPFTTVHDAADPVGLALVDQETGLRVGIATDLGRPTAQIRHALSRSDFLILEANHDEGMLHAGPYPWSVKSRIASSHGHLSNHAAARFACELVHDGLAGILLAHLSAECNDPQLALRVVGDALGRLGYDGFLDVALQDEPTTLFDLVDLKARRAPAQYSLF; this is encoded by the coding sequence GTGAGGCTCTCGGTCCTGGGCACGGGCTCGCGCGGCAACGCGACGCTGATCGAAGCGGGTGCCACGCGCGTGCTCGTCGACGTGGGCTTCAGCGCGCGGGAGCTGGAGCGTCGCCTGGGTCACCTGGGCGTCGATCCGGCGCAGCTGAGCGGAGTGGTCATCTCCCACGACCACTCGGACCACACCCGGGGTCTCTCCCTCGTTCGGCGCCACGACCTCGAGGTCCACCTGACGGCGGGGACCCAGCGCGCGGCGCGGCGTCACCTGCGCGGCACCGAGCGGGTGCGTACCTACCGCCCGGGGATGCCGTTCGACATCGGGCAGATCCGGGTGGAGCCGTTCACCACCGTGCACGACGCCGCCGACCCGGTCGGGCTCGCCCTGGTCGACCAGGAGACGGGTCTGCGCGTGGGCATCGCCACCGACCTCGGGCGCCCCACCGCGCAGATCCGCCACGCGCTCTCCCGCTCGGACTTCCTGATCCTCGAGGCCAACCACGACGAGGGGATGCTGCACGCCGGCCCCTACCCGTGGTCGGTCAAGTCGCGCATCGCCTCCAGCCACGGGCACCTGTCCAACCACGCCGCGGCGCGCTTCGCCTGCGAGCTCGTGCACGATGGCCTCGCCGGCATCCTGCTCGCGCATCTGTCCGCAGAGTGCAACGACCCGCAGCTGGCACTCCGGGTCGTGGGCGATGCGCTCGGGCGGTTGGGCTACGACGGCTTCCTGGACGTCGCTCTGCAGGACGAGCCGACGACCTTGTTCGACCTCGTGGATCTGAAGGCCCGTCGCGCGCCCGCCCAGTATTCGTTGTTCTGA
- the cysK gene encoding cysteine synthase A: MSAHKPGRGKIFASLLETIGDTPIVRAPRLATEQGARAEVLLKLEFFNPLASVKDRIGVSMIEALEREGRLGPDSTIVEPTSGNTGIALAFVCAAKGYRCVLTMPETMSIERRKMLALLGAEVVLTPKEEGINGALRRAEELLAEIPGSVRPMQFENPANPEIHRRTTAEEIWNDTDGQVDVIVSGVGTGGTLTGCGEVLKPRRPGLRMVAVEPSVSPVLSGGQPGPGNMIQGIGAGFVPAILDTDLIDEVIAVTNEDALAMARTAARTEGLPVGISGGAALWAAYRIAARPESEGKTIVTIIPSFAERYISTALFEGI; the protein is encoded by the coding sequence ATGAGCGCGCATAAACCTGGACGTGGCAAGATCTTCGCCTCTCTGCTCGAAACCATCGGCGACACCCCGATCGTGCGGGCGCCGCGGCTGGCGACGGAGCAGGGCGCCAGGGCGGAGGTGCTGCTGAAGCTCGAGTTCTTCAACCCGCTGGCCAGCGTGAAGGACCGGATCGGGGTCTCCATGATCGAGGCCCTGGAGCGTGAGGGACGCCTCGGCCCCGACTCGACCATCGTCGAGCCGACCTCCGGCAACACGGGGATCGCGCTCGCGTTCGTCTGCGCCGCCAAGGGATACCGGTGCGTCCTCACGATGCCGGAGACGATGTCCATCGAGCGACGGAAGATGCTGGCCCTCCTGGGCGCGGAGGTGGTGCTCACGCCCAAGGAGGAGGGCATCAACGGCGCGCTGCGCCGGGCCGAGGAGCTGCTCGCCGAGATCCCGGGCTCGGTGCGCCCGATGCAGTTCGAGAATCCGGCCAACCCGGAGATCCACCGACGCACGACGGCCGAGGAGATCTGGAACGACACCGACGGCCAGGTCGACGTGATCGTGTCCGGGGTGGGCACGGGCGGCACGCTGACCGGCTGCGGAGAGGTCCTCAAGCCGCGCCGGCCCGGCCTGCGCATGGTGGCCGTGGAGCCGTCGGTCAGCCCCGTGCTGTCGGGAGGACAGCCCGGACCGGGCAACATGATCCAGGGGATCGGGGCCGGTTTCGTGCCGGCGATCCTGGATACGGACCTGATCGACGAGGTGATCGCCGTCACGAACGAGGATGCGCTGGCCATGGCGCGCACGGCGGCGCGCACCGAGGGACTGCCCGTGGGGATCTCCGGGGGTGCGGCGCTGTGGGCGGCCTACCGGATCGCCGCCCGCCCCGAGTCGGAGGGCAAGACCATCGTGACGATCATCCCCTCCTTCGCGGAGCGCTACATCTCGACCGCGCTGTTCGAAGGGATCTGA
- the rseP gene encoding RIP metalloprotease RseP, translated as MTLLATVVLLGVLIFVHELGHFLAAKAVGIRVERFSIGLGPRLVGFQRGETDYVISWIPLGGYVKMGGMDDEVMERVEGGAPAGPRAPSDHDFDAKPIWARVLVISAGVIFNFIFAFLLYTVIAGFWGSQEIDSRRIGEVEATALPAGTEALTGLPSGAELVRIGDEPIGSWTDIPDALLAESGPTVFVTESPAATVEVDLPTNPEERLRIVAALPLWLPAAAGDVQAGSPAAQAGLENGDRVVAVEGVPVESWWDLVREVRDRAGEPTELEIDRGQGRTVLRTVTPEPFEETDPRTGETVTIGRIGVGSPGWSIPIRYERVGPAGAIRQGAVETVEVTGLLVGFLRDLVTGNVPASSVGSIGAIAEMSGQAARQGIVTFLDFMALFSINLAVLNLLPIPILDGGHLLFLLVEAVRGRALSVEQRARLSQVGLVIVMGLMLFALSNDIRRFFGL; from the coding sequence GTGACGCTGCTGGCCACGGTCGTCCTGCTGGGCGTCCTGATCTTCGTGCACGAGCTCGGACACTTCCTGGCCGCCAAGGCGGTCGGGATCCGGGTGGAGCGCTTCTCCATCGGGCTCGGTCCCCGCCTGGTGGGCTTCCAGCGCGGCGAGACCGACTACGTGATCAGTTGGATCCCGCTCGGCGGCTACGTGAAGATGGGCGGGATGGACGACGAGGTCATGGAGCGCGTCGAAGGGGGTGCGCCGGCGGGGCCGCGCGCGCCCAGCGACCATGATTTCGATGCCAAGCCCATCTGGGCGCGCGTGCTGGTCATCTCGGCGGGGGTGATCTTCAACTTCATCTTCGCCTTCCTGCTGTACACCGTCATCGCGGGCTTCTGGGGCAGCCAGGAGATCGACAGCCGACGGATCGGCGAGGTGGAGGCGACGGCCTTGCCGGCGGGCACGGAGGCGCTCACCGGACTCCCCTCCGGGGCCGAGCTGGTGCGCATCGGCGACGAGCCCATCGGGTCCTGGACGGACATCCCGGACGCCCTCCTGGCCGAGTCCGGTCCGACCGTGTTCGTCACGGAATCGCCTGCGGCCACGGTGGAAGTGGACCTGCCCACGAATCCGGAGGAGCGCCTCCGCATCGTGGCGGCGCTCCCCCTCTGGCTGCCCGCGGCGGCGGGGGACGTGCAGGCCGGGTCGCCGGCCGCCCAGGCGGGCCTCGAGAACGGTGACCGGGTGGTGGCCGTCGAGGGCGTGCCCGTGGAGAGCTGGTGGGACCTGGTGCGGGAGGTCCGCGACCGCGCGGGCGAGCCCACCGAGCTCGAGATCGACCGGGGCCAGGGGCGCACGGTCCTCCGGACCGTGACCCCCGAGCCGTTCGAGGAGACGGACCCGCGGACCGGCGAGACCGTGACCATCGGCCGTATCGGTGTGGGTTCGCCGGGGTGGAGCATCCCCATCCGGTACGAGCGGGTGGGGCCGGCGGGCGCCATCCGGCAGGGCGCGGTCGAGACGGTGGAGGTGACGGGTCTGCTGGTGGGCTTCCTCCGCGACCTGGTCACGGGCAACGTGCCCGCCAGCTCGGTGGGGAGCATCGGCGCCATCGCCGAGATGTCGGGACAGGCGGCCCGTCAGGGCATCGTGACCTTCCTGGACTTCATGGCGCTGTTCTCCATCAACCTGGCGGTGCTGAACCTGCTGCCCATCCCCATCCTGGACGGGGGCCACCTGCTCTTCCTGCTCGTGGAGGCGGTGCGCGGGCGCGCACTCTCGGTGGAGCAACGGGCCCGGCTCTCGCAGGTGGGGCTGGTGATCGTGATGGGTCTGATGCTCTTCGCGCTCTCGAACGACATCCGCCGGTTCTTCGGGCTGTAG